The following are encoded together in the Choloepus didactylus isolate mChoDid1 chromosome 7, mChoDid1.pri, whole genome shotgun sequence genome:
- the HBS1L gene encoding HBS1-like protein isoform X3, producing the protein MARHRNVRGYNYDEDFEDDDLYGQSVEDDYCISPSTAAQFIYSRRDNPSVVEPVEEYDYEVLKESSNSFLNQQLSGVDQARLYSCLDHLREILGDAVPDEILIEAVLKNKFDVQKALAVVLEQDKIQNLKVKNELAVSAGKIAKGVLCSSEVSADNVQSYCPSSANHLDCSGTPFDISGPVAKYGLYHNCSVIPSHCLLHEKKKLDRPKSEKKQESCKLTQELSLADLINNMPRNSFYESCKSQPLVRLSPPHSLEGHISKSLGADLLKLRPSECVSKDNSEFKGIPDLKSLMKKNPPTNSLCIQNKALPEFQKIPVQNRSGSLNNPPHLTSSLENMTLDNLNAGKKTEFGNTSLVEQSTKNYIFKNDNLQLSQCERPSLAELFQEHKENNPSHCFTLSHPCNQPSASFADLSLGSFPLSQLVNRCQSSTGISELTGSLSSLAFCKASPTRDLENLSLSDLIAETIEVDKSQIKKDSFNPSLSGMSSPGIDSNIDLSVLIQNPEFVPKRVVDQSVAPIPGTKVLSSKLGKHSTSTKDNKKNNKVCLTRKPPVSFSWTKALAARPSAFASTLCLRYPPKSCKRRTFDLYKTFLYSRQVQDIKDKEISPLIAITPFDFKSASPDDIVKANQKKAFTRE; encoded by the exons ATGGCCCGGCATCGAAATGTCCGAGGCTATAACTACGATGAAG attttgaaGATGATGATCTTTATGGCCAGTCTGTAGAGGATGATTATTGTATTTCACCATCTACAG CTgctcaatttatttattcacgACGTGACAATCCTTCCGTTGTTGAGCCAGTAGAAGAATATGATTATGAAGTACTGAAGGAATCCTCTAATTCTTTTTTGAACCAGCAGCTAAGTGGAGTTGACCAAG CTCGTCTTTATTCATGCCTTGATCACCTGagagagatacttggagatgctgtGCCAGATGAAATATTAATTGAAGCAGTTCTGAAAAACAAGTTTGATGTGCAGAAGGCTCTGGCAGTGGTTCTGGAGCAAGATAAAATACAGAACTTGAAGGTCAAGAATGAGTTGGCAGTATCTGCAGGAAAGATAGCAAAAG GAGTTTTATGTTCTTCTGAAGTTTCAGCTGATAACGTTCAAAGCTATTGTCCTTCATCAGCAAACCATTTGGATTGCAGTGGCACCCCCTTTGATATTTCTGGCCCAGTAGCAAAATATGGATTATATCATAACTGTTCAGTCATACCAAGTCACTGTTTACTgcatgaaaaaaagaaacttgacagacctaaaagtgaaaagaaacaagaatcaTGTAAGTTAACACAAGAGCTGTCACTAGCTGACCTGATTAATAATATGCCaagaaattcattttatgaatccTGTAAAAGTCAGCCATTAGTCAGATTATCACCCCCTCACAGTCTGGAAGGCCACATTTCAAAGAGTCTAGGTGCTGATTTGTTAAAACTTCGTCCATCTGAATGTGTTTCCAAGGATAATTCTGAGTTCAAAGGGATACCAGATTTAAAATCCTTAATGAAAAAGAACCCACCTACTAACTCTTTATGTATTCAAAATAAGGCACTGCCTGAATTCCAAAAAATTCCAGTACAGAACCGTTCAGGAAGTTTAAATAATCCTCCGCACTTAACTAGCTCATTGGAAAACATGACTCTTGATAATTTAAATGCTGGTAAAAAGACTGAATTTGGAAATACTTCTTTAGTTGAACAAAGTACcaagaattacatttttaaaaatgacaatttgCAGTTGTCCCAATGTGAAAGGCCATCCCTAGCTGAACTGTttcaggaacacaaagaaaacaaTCCAAGTCACTGCTTTACTTTGTCTCATCCTTGTAACCAGCCATCTGCCAGTTTCGCAGATCTAAGTTTGGGGTCCTTTCCCCTGTCACAACTAGTAAATCGGTGTCAGTCTTCAACTGGAATCTCAGAATTAACAGGATCTCTGTCATCTTTGGCATTTTGTAAAGCTTCTCCCACAAGAGACCTTGAGAATTTGTCACTTTCTGACTTGATTGCAGAAACGATTGAGGTAGACAAATCTCAGATTAAAAAAGATTCATTTAACCCCAGTTTATCTGGAATGAGTTCTCCTGGAATAGATTCAAATATTGATCTGAGTGTTCTTATACAAAACCCAGAGTTTGTTCCAAAACGTGTTGTAGACCAATCAGTTGCACCAATACCAGGAACTAAAGTTCTAAGTTCAAAGTTAGGAAAACATTCCACTTCCACTAaagacaataagaaaaacaataaagtcTGTCTGACTAGGAAACcacctgtttctttctcttggaCCAAGGCCCTTGCTGCTAGACCTTCAGCTTTTGCTTCAACACTGTGTCTTCGTTACCCACCGAAAAGCTGCAAGCGACGCACCTTTGACCTTTATAAGACTTTTCTTTATAGTAGACAAGttcaagatataaaggacaaagAAATAAGTCCTCTTATAGCTATAACACCGTTTGACTTCAAATCAGCATCTCCTGATGACATTGTAAAAGCTAATCAAAAGAAGGCTTTTACTAGAGAAtag